The following proteins are co-located in the Agromyces laixinhei genome:
- a CDS encoding Fpg/Nei family DNA glycosylase: MPELPEVTALVAFLDGRATGHAVASLRVAAISALKTFDPPLSAIEGERIERVRRHGKFVDLDTGGHHLVFHLARAGWLRWYDEVPSTLVKPGRSSLALRVRLDDGSGFDLTEAGTKKSLAVYVVRDPAEVPGIARLGPDPTASDFTLADFAAVLEGRRTQIKGVLRDQSVLAGIGNAYSDEILHAAKMSPYALAAKLTAQQVEHLYHAMRDTLAEAVAAASGRPPAELKDAKRRAMRVHGRTGETCEVCGDTIRQVIFADSTFQYCPGCQTGGKPLADRVLSRLVK, encoded by the coding sequence GTGCCAGAGCTTCCCGAAGTCACGGCGCTCGTCGCGTTCCTCGACGGGCGGGCGACCGGGCACGCCGTGGCGTCACTTCGGGTCGCGGCGATCTCGGCGCTCAAGACCTTCGACCCGCCGCTGTCGGCCATCGAGGGTGAGCGCATCGAGCGGGTGCGTCGGCACGGCAAGTTCGTCGACCTCGACACGGGCGGGCATCACCTCGTCTTCCACCTCGCGCGCGCCGGCTGGCTGCGGTGGTACGACGAGGTGCCGTCGACGCTCGTGAAGCCCGGCAGGTCGTCGCTCGCGTTGCGGGTCCGGCTCGACGACGGCTCGGGATTCGACCTGACCGAGGCGGGCACGAAGAAGTCGCTCGCGGTGTACGTGGTGCGCGATCCGGCCGAGGTGCCGGGCATCGCGCGGCTCGGGCCGGATCCCACTGCATCAGACTTCACGCTCGCCGACTTCGCCGCCGTGCTCGAGGGGCGCCGCACGCAGATCAAGGGGGTGCTGCGCGACCAATCGGTGCTCGCGGGCATCGGCAACGCGTACTCCGACGAGATCCTGCACGCGGCGAAGATGTCGCCCTACGCGCTCGCGGCGAAGCTCACAGCCCAGCAGGTCGAGCACCTCTACCACGCGATGCGCGACACACTCGCCGAGGCGGTGGCCGCGGCATCCGGTCGCCCGCCTGCCGAACTCAAAGACGCCAAGCGCCGGGCGATGCGCGTGCACGGGCGCACCGGCGAGACCTGCGAGGTGTGCGGCGACACGATCCGTCAGGTGATCTTCGCCGACTCGACGTTCCAGTACTGCCCGGGCTGCCAGACGGGCGGCAAGCCGCTCGCCGATCGCGTGCTCTCCCGGCTCGTGAAGTAG
- a CDS encoding CsbD family protein, whose protein sequence is MSAKDDLGNTADRIKGKAKEGIGKMTDNERLEAEGKGDQVKADAKQAAEKAKDAFKDGTR, encoded by the coding sequence ATGAGTGCCAAGGACGATCTCGGCAACACCGCTGATCGAATCAAGGGCAAGGCCAAAGAGGGCATCGGCAAGATGACCGACAACGAGCGCCTCGAAGCCGAAGGAAAGGGCGACCAGGTCAAGGCTGACGCGAAGCAGGCAGCAGAGAAGGCCAAGGACGCCTTCAAGGACGGCACCAGGTAG
- a CDS encoding DNA-formamidopyrimidine glycosylase family protein encodes MPESPEVQALVENLGERLAGREITDVDVVEFRTAKTRARPPTSLRGERVTGAARHGKHVDLHVGDAQHLVVSLGRHGWARYASGAAEASVARDDASTDGDAPPTLVAFTFDDGTVVELTDAGDWVSLGCWVVDEAREVPAVAKLGSDPADAGFTRADFDRVVAGRRKQVKAVLQEQESLAGIGNAYSDEILHLAKISPVAHTASLTEVELDRLFDATVGTIAGAIERQRGVPIDQLKATKVASMRVHGRAGAACPVCGDTVADFSFGGTTAQYCPTCQTGGERLPLRAAE; translated from the coding sequence ATGCCCGAGTCGCCCGAGGTGCAGGCGCTCGTCGAGAATCTCGGCGAGCGGTTGGCGGGCCGTGAGATCACGGACGTCGACGTTGTGGAGTTCCGTACCGCCAAGACGCGCGCCCGCCCGCCGACATCGCTTCGCGGCGAACGTGTGACCGGCGCTGCACGTCACGGCAAGCATGTCGACCTCCACGTCGGCGATGCGCAGCACCTCGTGGTGTCGCTCGGCCGTCACGGCTGGGCACGATACGCGAGCGGCGCTGCGGAGGCATCCGTCGCCCGAGACGATGCAAGCACCGATGGCGACGCCCCGCCCACGCTCGTCGCGTTCACCTTCGACGATGGCACCGTCGTCGAATTGACGGATGCCGGTGACTGGGTGTCGCTCGGCTGCTGGGTCGTCGATGAGGCGCGCGAGGTGCCCGCAGTGGCGAAACTCGGATCCGACCCCGCCGACGCCGGCTTCACACGCGCCGACTTCGACCGCGTCGTCGCCGGGCGACGCAAGCAGGTCAAGGCCGTGCTGCAGGAGCAGGAGTCGCTTGCGGGCATCGGCAACGCCTACTCCGACGAGATCCTGCACCTCGCGAAGATCTCGCCCGTGGCGCACACCGCATCGCTGACCGAAGTCGAACTCGATCGCCTGTTCGATGCGACGGTCGGCACGATCGCCGGCGCGATCGAGCGTCAGCGCGGAGTGCCGATCGATCAGCTCAAAGCGACGAAGGTCGCCTCGATGCGGGTGCACGGCCGGGCCGGTGCTGCCTGCCCGGTCTGCGGCGACACCGTGGCCGACTTCTCGTTCGGGGGCACGACGGCGCAGTACTGCCCGACGTGCCAGACGGGCGGGGAGCGACTGCCGCTGCGCGCCGCGGAATAG
- a CDS encoding GNAT family N-acetyltransferase: MTTPDVRWPRRAGRVTLRQPTNADLDQILEWRNRPEVIRWLLRTQVDPEVFRANWLGGVDDPNDHSAVAVIGDEVIGTGSLWITDGMGQSHVDQGPWRRAEAGIGYMLDPAHAGNGYATDIARALLDLAFGELGVHRVTAGCYADNVASWRVMEKLGMRREQQGVRDSWHAELGWIDGLTYAILDEEWRASR, encoded by the coding sequence ATGACGACTCCCGACGTGCGATGGCCGCGCCGAGCCGGGCGGGTGACGCTGCGGCAACCGACGAACGCCGATCTCGACCAGATCCTCGAATGGCGCAACCGCCCGGAGGTCATCCGGTGGCTGCTCCGCACGCAGGTCGATCCCGAGGTCTTCCGTGCGAACTGGCTCGGCGGCGTCGACGACCCGAACGATCACTCCGCCGTGGCCGTCATCGGAGACGAGGTCATCGGCACCGGTTCGCTCTGGATCACCGACGGCATGGGCCAGAGCCACGTCGATCAGGGCCCATGGCGCCGCGCCGAGGCGGGTATCGGGTACATGCTCGATCCAGCGCACGCCGGCAACGGCTACGCCACCGACATCGCCCGCGCGCTGCTCGACCTCGCATTCGGCGAGCTCGGAGTGCATCGGGTCACTGCCGGTTGCTACGCCGACAACGTCGCCTCATGGCGTGTCATGGAGAAGCTCGGCATGCGACGTGAGCAGCAGGGTGTGCGCGACTCGTGGCACGCAGAGCTCGGATGGATCGATGGCTTGACGTACGCCATCCTCGATGAGGAATGGCGGGCGTCACGCTGA
- a CDS encoding RNA polymerase sigma factor, protein MPEPAVQSVTSADAAWFTAVVREHSTALVRYFARRGPRQDAEDLAAEVFATAWRRRADVPREAVLPWLYRTAGFTLANARRKHVDLPVDEVPESGSVRIEHDPELSALFDAELRGALESVGERDRRILMLHAWEGLDGQELAEVLGISRSGADAALSRARKRLREAWGQRMSF, encoded by the coding sequence ATGCCCGAGCCCGCAGTCCAGTCGGTGACGAGCGCGGATGCCGCGTGGTTCACCGCGGTCGTTCGCGAGCACTCGACCGCCCTCGTGCGCTACTTCGCCCGCCGAGGCCCGCGCCAGGACGCGGAGGATCTCGCCGCCGAGGTCTTCGCGACGGCGTGGCGTCGCCGTGCCGACGTGCCGCGCGAGGCGGTGCTGCCGTGGCTCTACCGCACCGCCGGATTCACGCTCGCGAACGCACGCCGGAAGCACGTCGACCTCCCCGTCGATGAGGTGCCCGAGAGCGGAAGCGTGCGGATCGAACACGACCCCGAACTCAGCGCGCTCTTCGACGCCGAGCTGCGGGGCGCGCTCGAGAGCGTCGGCGAGCGCGACCGTCGCATCCTGATGCTGCATGCCTGGGAGGGGCTGGACGGTCAGGAACTCGCTGAGGTGCTGGGCATCTCCCGTTCCGGAGCGGATGCTGCGCTCTCACGCGCCCGCAAGCGCCTCCGCGAGGCGTGGGGCCAGCGGATGTCGTTCTGA